Proteins encoded by one window of Cucurbita pepo subsp. pepo cultivar mu-cu-16 chromosome LG14, ASM280686v2, whole genome shotgun sequence:
- the LOC111810846 gene encoding metal-nicotianamine transporter YSL3-like produces the protein MGNSSTELQEIEAAETIDQVKTRDEAEDVKRVAPWTTQITFRGVIASIVIGIMYSVIVMKLNLTTGLVPNLNVSAALIAFVFIKTWTTLLGKAGIVSTPFTRQENTVIQTCAVACYSIAVGGGFGSYLFALSRKTYEQAGMDTEGNAPGSTKEPGIGWIIGFLSVSSFVGLLALVPLRKIMIIDYKLTYPSGTATAVLINGFHTPKGDKTAKKQVVGFMKYFSFSFLWALFQWFYSGGGNCGFSQFPTFGLKAWKDSFYFDFSLTYIGAGMICSHLVNLSLLLGAVLSWGIMWPLMKGLKGEWYPGSLPDSSMKSLNGYKVFVSIALILGDGLYHFLKILYFTGSSIYTKATNKKLKTFPDDSVQSLDDHRRNEVFLRDGIPLWVAITGYIFFSIVSVIVIPIMFPEVKWYYIVVSYTLAPSLSFCNAYGAGLTDMNMAYNYGKVALFVLAAMAGKNEGVVAGLVGCGLIKSIVSISSDLMHDFKTGHLTLTSPRSMLLSQAIGTGIGCIVSPLTFLMFDKAFDLANPDGEYKVPYAIIYRNMAILGVEGFSALPQHCLLLCYGFFGLAMVANLLRDLTPEKVGKWIPLPMAMAVPFLIGAYFAIDMCVGSLIVFVWHYLNHEKAGLMVPAVASGLICGEGLWILPSSVLALAKVHPPICMSFFSSSKS, from the exons ATGGGGAACTCGAGCACAGAACTGCAAGAAATTGAGGCTGCTGAAACTATAGACCAAGTGAAGACTCGAGACGAGGCGGAGGATGTGAAAAGAGTTGCACCTTGGACTACGCAGATTACATTCCGGGGTGTTATTGCAAGCATAGTTATAGGAATTATGTACAGTGTAATAGTGATGAAGCTTAATCTTACAACAGGTTTGGTCCCAAATTTGAACGTCTCGGCCGCTCTTATTGCCTTCGTGTTTATAAAGACATGGACTACGCTGCTTGGGAAAGCTGGAATTGTATCCACTCCCTTTACGCGTCAGGAAAATACTGTAATTCAAACGTGTGCTGTGGCTTGTTACAGCATTGCTGTTGGAG GTGGCTTTGGATCCTACTTGTTTGCTTTGAGCAGGAAGACATATGAACAAGCGGGCATGGACACGGAAGGAAATGCCCCTGGAAGCACCAAGGAACCTGGGATTGGTTGGATCATTGGCTTCCTCTCTGTCAGTAGTTTTGTTGGGCTTCTTGCGTTGGTTCCCCTCAGAAAG ATCATGATAATAGACTACAAATTGACGTATCCAAGTGGAACTGCAACTGCCGTTCTCATTAATGGTTTCCACACACCAAAAGGAGACAAGACGGCCAA GAAGCAGGTTGTTGGattcatgaaatatttttcattcagtTTTCTCTGGGCACTATTCCAATGGTTTTATTCTGGGGGAGGGAATTGTGGATTCTCGCAGTTTCCTACGTTTGGATTGAAAGCTTGGAAAGATTC GTTTTACTTTGATTTCAGCTTGACATATATTGGAGCAGGGATGATATGCTCCCATCTTGTGAACTTATCGTTGCTTCTGGGTGCAGTTCTTTCTTGGGGCATAATGTGGCCCTTAATGAAGGGACTTAAAGGGGAGTGGTATCCTGGATCTCTTCCAGACAGCAGTATGAAAAGCCTCAATGGTTACaag GTATTTGTATCAATTGCTTTGATACTTGGAGATGGGCTTTATCATTTCCTTAAGATTCTGTATTTCACCGGCTCCAGCATTTATACAAAGGCAACCAACAAGAAGCTCAAAACAT TCCCGGATGATTCAGTCCAATCTCTTGATGATCATCGACGAAATGAAGTGTTCTTAAGAGATGGTATTCCGTTGTGGGTGGCGATCACAGGGTACATCTTTTTCTCCATTGTCTCTGTCATCGTAATCCCAATCATGTTCCCGGAGGTCAAGTGGTATTACATAGTTGTTTCCTATACTTTGGCACCGTCTCTTAGCTTTTGCAATGCATACGGTGCGGGTCTAACTGATATGAATATGGCCTATAACTATGGGAAAGTGGCTCTGTTCGTGCTTGCTGCCATGGCGGGTAAAAATGAGGGTGTAGTTGCAGGACTTGTCGGTTGTGGTTTGATCAAGTCTATTGTTTCGATCTCCTCTGATTTGATGCACGATTTCAAGACTGGTCATCTCACACTTACATCTCCAAGATCCATGCTTTTGAGCCAAGCTATTGGCACAGGCATAGGCTGCATTGTATCTCCTCTCACATTCCTTATGTTCGACAAGGCTTTCGATCTCGCCAACCCGGATGGTGAATACAAGGTCCCATATGCCATAATATACCGAAACATGGCTATCCTAGGAGTTGAAGGCTTCTCAGCTCTGCCCCAGCATTGCTTGCTGCTGTGTTATGGGTTCTTTGGCCTTGCCATGGTAGCAAACTTGTTGAGAGATCTTACCCCTGAAAAAGTTGGGAAATGGATCCCACTGCCTATGGCCATGGCCGTGCCTTTCCTCATCGGTGCTTATTTTGCAATCGATATGTGCGTTGGGAGCTTGATCGTGTTTGTGTGGCACTATCTAAATCATGAAAAGGCTGGATTGATGGTTCCGGCTGTTGCCTCTGGGTTGATATGTGGAGAAGGCTTATGGATTCTCCCTTCATCAGTTCTTGCCTTGGCTAAGGTCCATCCCCCAATCTGCATGAGCTTTTTCTCTTCCAGTAAAAGTTGA